From the genome of Pseudomonas sp. TMP9, one region includes:
- the cpaB gene encoding Flp pilus assembly protein CpaB, producing the protein MSSVSGKKLLIIAVACGVLAGAMGWMYLKAKEAQYRDAYRPPVEQKVTVVVPQADIGKSQVLTPELVATLDVPNDYLASNVVLAEDWPKLEGRMTIAPLQRGRPISWDAVEQERVSRFSENVELGKRIKTVKISKINSFDGMLRPGDRIDLLGSFAAGDIGLQKQPNYADDVVISILEDVMVLAAGREDASGHKYENYYDQSTPDGFNMNFSTLSLMLTPAQVARVELAEKAGEMVAVLRHPKDTSMATLGQVTVANLLDPPPQELIDVVVDADGNLIGRIVGDNIVGADGRILGKIVDGQAVGFDGNVIGNIVRGLNADDPLLRMHERATVVRDEQGNVIGRVVDGKVIDANGNPIGTVVDGKAVGVDGKSLGKVQANAVLDSQGRVVDMSRSRVQSQAAPANQERQVVRDAAGNILGWVDGDKIVDAQGKVIGSYRDGKAYDLDGKLLGSISTVVQDAQGKIVGEMGQVARDADGKIIGRVINGQLINAEGKVLGSVKDGKVLGRDGQVLGQVENIQLDSNGRPVEGNVRVARDANGKVLGTLVGDDIIDAQGRKVGSVKNGEIRDLAGQVVAGAQVAVQGDAKVVVRDAEGNVIGTLRGDTVFDADGKATGKLLNGKLVDSNGNVLASGLAVAAEQAANLPGEQSGKARNKRLEPARMIQFIPGGTGTAGIIPVQTLRLE; encoded by the coding sequence ATGTCATCTGTATCAGGAAAGAAACTGCTGATCATCGCGGTGGCGTGTGGCGTACTCGCCGGCGCCATGGGCTGGATGTACCTGAAAGCCAAGGAGGCTCAATACCGCGACGCTTATCGCCCGCCGGTTGAACAGAAAGTCACGGTGGTTGTGCCACAGGCTGACATTGGCAAATCTCAGGTGCTAACCCCAGAGCTCGTCGCCACCCTGGATGTGCCCAATGACTACCTGGCCTCCAATGTCGTCCTCGCCGAGGACTGGCCCAAGCTTGAAGGGCGCATGACAATTGCCCCACTGCAACGCGGCCGCCCCATCAGTTGGGATGCCGTGGAGCAGGAGCGCGTCTCGCGCTTCTCGGAGAACGTCGAGCTGGGCAAGCGAATCAAGACGGTCAAAATCAGCAAGATCAATTCCTTTGATGGCATGCTGCGCCCCGGTGACCGCATCGACCTGCTGGGCAGTTTTGCCGCCGGTGACATCGGCCTGCAAAAGCAGCCCAACTATGCCGACGACGTGGTGATCAGCATCCTCGAAGACGTCATGGTGCTGGCCGCGGGTCGCGAAGATGCGAGTGGTCACAAGTACGAGAATTACTACGACCAGAGCACGCCCGACGGCTTCAACATGAACTTTTCCACACTGTCGCTGATGCTCACACCGGCGCAGGTGGCACGGGTGGAGTTGGCGGAAAAGGCCGGTGAAATGGTTGCCGTCCTGCGCCACCCTAAAGACACCAGCATGGCCACACTCGGTCAAGTCACCGTCGCCAACCTGCTGGACCCGCCACCGCAAGAGCTGATTGACGTGGTGGTGGATGCCGACGGCAATCTGATTGGGCGCATCGTCGGCGACAACATTGTCGGTGCCGACGGACGCATCCTTGGCAAGATCGTCGATGGTCAGGCCGTAGGCTTCGATGGCAACGTGATTGGCAATATTGTTCGCGGCCTGAATGCCGACGACCCGCTGCTGCGTATGCATGAACGTGCCACGGTGGTGCGCGATGAGCAGGGCAATGTGATCGGCCGTGTGGTTGATGGCAAGGTCATCGATGCCAACGGCAACCCCATCGGCACCGTCGTCGATGGCAAGGCCGTCGGCGTGGATGGCAAGTCGTTGGGCAAGGTGCAAGCCAATGCTGTGCTCGACAGTCAGGGCCGCGTAGTCGACATGAGCCGCTCGCGGGTGCAGAGCCAGGCGGCACCCGCGAATCAGGAGCGCCAGGTCGTGCGTGATGCGGCTGGCAATATTCTTGGCTGGGTGGATGGCGACAAAATCGTCGATGCCCAAGGCAAGGTGATCGGCAGCTATCGCGACGGTAAAGCCTACGACCTCGACGGCAAGCTGCTCGGCAGTATCAGCACCGTGGTGCAAGACGCCCAAGGCAAGATCGTCGGCGAGATGGGTCAAGTGGCGCGCGATGCCGACGGCAAGATCATCGGCCGCGTGATCAACGGCCAACTGATCAATGCCGAGGGCAAAGTGCTCGGCAGCGTTAAAGACGGCAAGGTGCTCGGCCGCGATGGTCAGGTGCTCGGTCAGGTCGAGAACATTCAGCTCGACAGCAATGGTCGTCCCGTTGAGGGCAACGTGCGGGTGGCGCGCGATGCCAACGGCAAGGTGCTCGGCACCTTGGTGGGCGACGATATTATCGATGCTCAGGGCCGCAAGGTCGGTAGCGTCAAAAATGGCGAAATCCGCGATTTGGCCGGGCAGGTGGTGGCGGGTGCCCAAGTGGCGGTCCAGGGTGACGCTAAGGTTGTGGTGCGCGATGCCGAGGGCAACGTCATTGGTACCTTGCGCGGCGACACGGTGTTCGATGCTGACGGCAAGGCCACGGGAAAATTGCTCAACGGCAAGCTCGTCGATAGCAACGGTAACGTGCTGGCCAGCGGTCTTGCGGTAGCCGCCGAACAGGCCGCCAACCTGCCCGGCGAACAGTCGGGTAAAGCGCGCAACAAGCGCTTGGAGCCCGCCCGCATGATCCAGTTCATTCCGGGTGGCACAGGCACCGCCGGCATTATTCCCGTGCAGACCCTGCGCCTTGAATAA
- a CDS encoding response regulator transcription factor, producing the protein MRSENDSTPIRVILVEDDVTFQQALRQTFITATDMQLVAVLSTRAEGLNILEHAPADVLLVDLGLPDGSGIDVIRAAHAKWPECNIMVSTAFGDEMHVMQSLEAGAAGYLLKDSSTASIATEIRSLHQGGSPISPLIARQILMRFRQPDATQALAPSTANASRARLSAREQQVLEYITKGFNSDEIAGLMGVSRHTVLTFVRRIYKKLEVSSKTEAIYEARSQGLLGA; encoded by the coding sequence ATGCGCAGCGAAAATGACAGCACGCCGATTCGAGTGATCTTGGTTGAGGACGACGTAACCTTTCAGCAAGCACTGCGCCAGACCTTCATCACAGCAACCGATATGCAACTGGTGGCCGTGTTGAGCACGCGCGCTGAGGGCTTAAACATCCTCGAACATGCGCCGGCAGATGTTCTCTTAGTTGATCTAGGCCTGCCGGACGGCTCGGGCATCGATGTTATCCGTGCCGCACATGCCAAATGGCCCGAGTGCAATATCATGGTCAGCACCGCGTTTGGCGATGAGATGCACGTCATGCAATCGCTTGAGGCTGGGGCGGCGGGTTACCTGCTTAAAGACAGCAGTACCGCCAGCATTGCCACGGAAATCCGCAGCCTGCACCAAGGCGGCAGCCCGATAAGCCCCCTGATCGCCCGGCAGATATTGATGCGCTTTCGCCAGCCTGACGCGACGCAGGCCTTGGCACCCAGCACAGCAAACGCGTCACGCGCGCGGTTGTCTGCCCGCGAACAACAAGTGCTGGAGTACATCACCAAAGGCTTTAATTCGGATGAGATTGCCGGGCTGATGGGCGTCTCACGCCATACGGTGCTGACCTTTGTACGGCGAATTTACAAGAAGCTTGAAGTGAGCTCGAAAACAGAAGCCATCTATGAAGCGCGCAGCCAAGGATTACTGGGTGCTTAA
- a CDS encoding ATP-binding protein, which translates to MKRAAKDYWVLKQWPGILFLTTALLTLCIPAVAATESALHITRAQLLNIPVQGFSAPPQVINEQLLPDKWTTVDLPHALTRQLIPTSAEHGNATKPTIETWYRLQLPASTSATQQQLYIPRWKTDGNLAIYADGQLIYMSHSGVYWNGWNIPLSISLNATADTPRPRSILLRIQRPSDSGGGISSIWVQESSGLNWRYRIRYLLQVQLPYTSSVVFLAVGLFSFFVWFKSRKEYSYLLFFFISTASFIRTLHYYVGETELPIPESWFSWLTINALFWMVLVTHFFLRSLHHRPTGWLGAFVILVTLLAGVLTLPMLSGVLNAYALSPLIYCALITTGSLVAGVGAYQSWQARCNDGLLLSGWAIAGMLLGCHDWLLQNNYLTIESIYLGPYSNIGAFLIVMHIIFRRFIKANENVKKINASLAFRLNEREDELTKSYQRLRAIEHRQTLSNERQRLMQDMHDGMGSSLIIALLEAEKGHLDASSLTDVLKNCIEDLKLTIDSMEPVEADLLLLMATLRFRLTPRLESAGIHLRWDIQNVPALDWLDPRNALHILRILQETFSNIIKHTNATEIRITTSYDATHVRVIIVDNGQGFTEEHSAYFSGKGLKNQLRRAASIGAEVLWHSTAAGVTVTLTLPIVATERNSHPSECAQ; encoded by the coding sequence ATGAAGCGCGCAGCCAAGGATTACTGGGTGCTTAAGCAATGGCCGGGGATCTTATTCCTGACAACTGCACTGCTAACGCTATGTATTCCGGCAGTGGCCGCAACAGAATCAGCCTTACACATTACCCGCGCGCAACTATTAAACATCCCCGTCCAAGGCTTTAGCGCCCCACCCCAAGTAATTAACGAACAACTGCTGCCTGACAAATGGACGACCGTTGATCTACCACACGCCCTGACCCGGCAATTGATCCCCACCTCAGCCGAGCATGGGAACGCTACAAAACCGACAATAGAAACCTGGTATCGCCTGCAACTACCCGCTTCGACGTCAGCAACACAACAACAACTCTACATTCCCCGTTGGAAAACCGATGGCAACCTCGCCATCTACGCAGACGGCCAGCTGATTTATATGTCACACAGCGGTGTGTACTGGAATGGCTGGAATATCCCCCTTAGTATTTCATTAAACGCAACAGCCGATACTCCACGCCCACGCTCCATCCTCTTGCGCATCCAACGCCCAAGCGATTCGGGCGGTGGCATTTCATCGATATGGGTTCAAGAAAGCAGCGGTCTGAACTGGCGTTACCGAATACGCTATTTGCTTCAGGTGCAACTGCCCTATACCAGCAGCGTGGTATTTTTAGCCGTCGGCTTATTCTCATTTTTTGTGTGGTTTAAATCGCGAAAAGAATACTCATACCTACTATTTTTCTTTATTTCAACTGCATCCTTTATTCGCACCCTGCACTATTATGTTGGCGAAACTGAACTACCCATACCGGAGTCCTGGTTCAGCTGGCTAACAATAAACGCTCTGTTCTGGATGGTACTGGTTACTCACTTCTTCCTACGCAGCCTTCACCATCGCCCGACCGGATGGCTGGGCGCGTTTGTCATTCTAGTTACGCTTTTGGCCGGTGTGCTAACGCTGCCAATGCTTTCCGGGGTACTGAATGCTTATGCCCTGTCGCCACTGATCTACTGCGCACTGATTACTACAGGTTCTTTAGTGGCAGGGGTTGGTGCCTATCAGTCCTGGCAGGCACGCTGCAATGATGGTTTGCTGTTAAGCGGCTGGGCAATAGCAGGCATGCTGCTGGGCTGCCATGACTGGCTACTGCAAAATAATTATTTAACTATTGAATCTATTTATCTTGGTCCTTATAGCAACATTGGCGCTTTTCTAATTGTAATGCACATTATTTTTCGGCGTTTTATCAAGGCCAATGAGAATGTCAAAAAAATCAACGCCAGCTTGGCCTTTCGCCTGAACGAGCGCGAAGATGAGTTAACGAAAAGCTATCAGCGTCTGCGCGCAATAGAGCATCGCCAGACACTCAGCAATGAACGCCAACGGCTCATGCAAGACATGCATGATGGTATGGGCTCATCGCTTATCATTGCATTGCTTGAGGCTGAGAAAGGTCATCTTGATGCATCTTCACTGACCGACGTCCTGAAAAACTGCATCGAAGACCTGAAACTAACCATCGATTCGATGGAGCCAGTAGAGGCCGACTTATTGCTATTAATGGCAACGTTAAGATTCCGCTTAACGCCCCGCTTGGAAAGCGCCGGAATACACTTGCGCTGGGATATTCAGAACGTGCCTGCACTTGACTGGCTTGACCCCCGCAATGCATTACATATCTTACGGATCCTACAAGAGACATTCTCCAACATTATAAAACACACCAACGCCACAGAAATTCGCATTACCACATCCTATGACGCGACTCATGTCAGAGTCATTATCGTCGATAATGGCCAAGGATTTACGGAAGAGCATTCCGCATACTTTAGCGGCAAAGGCCTTAAGAACCAGCTACGCCGTGCTGCTTCAATAGGCGCTGAAGTTCTATGGCATTCTACTGCGGCCGGCGTCACTGTCACATTAACGCTACCTATCGTCGCCACTGAGCGAAATAGCCATCCAAGCGAATGCGCGCAATAA
- the ccoM gene encoding cytochrome c oxidase subunit CcoM: MLAGIGTIGLMVAFFVGFSYFIWQDSHKRK; the protein is encoded by the coding sequence GTGCTCGCCGGTATCGGCACCATTGGCCTTATGGTCGCCTTTTTCGTCGGCTTCAGTTATTTCATCTGGCAGGATTCGCACAAGCGTAAGTAG
- a CDS encoding DoxX family protein, protein MNVIRNRSSTADNALSRIWNRVASRLDSLISDSFLALVARIAIAAIFFMSGRTKVSEFLTITPSTYELFRTEYALPLISPELAAHLATYSEHVFPVLLVLGLFTRLSALALLGMTFVIEVFVYPDAWPTHLAWAGLLLLIVARGAGAFSLDRRLGIR, encoded by the coding sequence ATGAACGTTATCCGAAACCGCTCATCCACCGCCGACAACGCCCTGAGTAGAATCTGGAATCGCGTTGCAAGCCGACTGGACTCACTGATCAGCGATTCGTTCTTAGCGCTGGTGGCTCGTATCGCCATCGCCGCCATTTTCTTTATGTCCGGGCGCACCAAGGTCAGTGAATTTCTGACGATTACGCCGAGTACCTATGAGCTGTTCCGTACGGAATACGCATTGCCTTTGATCTCTCCAGAACTGGCTGCGCACCTTGCCACCTACAGCGAGCACGTGTTTCCTGTACTTCTGGTGCTAGGTCTATTTACCCGTTTATCGGCGTTGGCGCTGCTGGGTATGACCTTTGTCATCGAGGTCTTTGTTTACCCCGATGCCTGGCCGACTCACCTCGCTTGGGCGGGCCTGCTCCTGCTTATCGTCGCGCGTGGAGCAGGAGCATTTTCGCTGGATCGACGACTGGGCATCCGATAA
- a CDS encoding DNA-binding domain-containing protein — MTPSLDQFQDAFVDALYGAESLEMTMLTQQPGFAVYRNTVLKGATDALLANFPTIERLVGTDWLLAAAAIHARRSPPTDARLLHYGADFPGFLDSFEHAREMPYLGDVARLDRLWTQVHCAADEPGFEMSALAHLSPTELASSRLTPRAACRWVWLPDCPAYTIWRVNREQLPMPDELNWQGEGALLTRKAGGVHWHAASAADCAFLDACAVHLPLELAADHAIAVEPTLDLENLIIRLVSADAFCVANPGRPS; from the coding sequence ATGACGCCATCACTCGACCAGTTTCAGGATGCATTCGTCGATGCGCTATACGGCGCCGAGTCACTCGAAATGACGATGCTTACCCAACAACCCGGTTTTGCGGTTTATCGCAATACGGTACTCAAAGGTGCAACCGATGCGTTGCTCGCCAATTTTCCGACCATAGAGCGCTTGGTGGGCACCGACTGGCTGCTGGCCGCGGCCGCAATCCACGCGCGGCGCTCGCCGCCAACTGATGCACGTTTGCTGCACTATGGCGCCGACTTTCCCGGTTTTCTCGACAGTTTTGAGCATGCCAGAGAAATGCCCTACTTGGGCGACGTCGCCCGCCTGGATCGGCTCTGGACACAGGTGCATTGCGCGGCTGATGAGCCAGGCTTTGAGATGAGCGCCCTAGCGCACCTGTCCCCGACGGAGCTTGCCAGTAGCCGGCTTACACCGCGGGCCGCATGCCGCTGGGTTTGGTTGCCAGACTGTCCGGCCTACACGATCTGGCGCGTCAATCGTGAACAGCTGCCAATGCCTGACGAACTCAACTGGCAGGGCGAAGGCGCGCTGCTGACTAGAAAGGCCGGTGGGGTGCACTGGCATGCCGCCAGTGCTGCCGACTGTGCCTTTCTCGACGCTTGCGCGGTACATCTGCCCCTCGAACTGGCAGCAGACCATGCCATTGCAGTCGAGCCAACCCTGGATCTGGAAAATCTCATCATCCGCTTGGTGAGTGCTGACGCGTTCTGCGTTGCGAACCCAGGTCGACCTTCCTGA
- a CDS encoding DUF692 domain-containing protein, which produces MKNLSQIGAGLSLKPNHYEDALDCAVEGLWFEVHPENYMVGGGPRLAWLEAIGSRHPLSLHGVSLSLAADCPPDAEHLKRLKKLADHVQPVLISEHLAWSAWRGQYHPDLLPFPRTGEALRRIASNIQRTQDVLGRRIAIENPTHYLQLDGHDYNELDFLTELSERTGCGLLLDVNNVHISAHNLGFDAATYLDAFPAVAIMEIHLAGHANDPGDSSLLIDTHDAPIAQDVWSLYQRLIERIGMRPTLIERDDHIPDFDILLAERDRAQMLLKRGQNPQLGVAI; this is translated from the coding sequence ATGAAGAATTTATCCCAGATCGGGGCCGGACTCAGCCTCAAACCGAACCACTATGAGGACGCCCTCGACTGCGCGGTTGAGGGTCTCTGGTTCGAAGTTCATCCGGAAAATTACATGGTTGGTGGTGGCCCCCGTTTGGCGTGGCTGGAGGCAATTGGCAGTCGACACCCTCTGTCGCTGCACGGTGTATCACTCTCGCTGGCGGCCGATTGTCCGCCGGATGCAGAGCACTTGAAGCGCCTGAAAAAGCTCGCGGATCACGTTCAACCCGTATTGATTTCCGAGCACTTGGCTTGGTCAGCCTGGCGCGGGCAGTATCATCCCGACCTGTTGCCCTTTCCCCGAACAGGCGAGGCATTGCGGCGTATCGCAAGCAATATCCAACGCACACAAGATGTCCTTGGACGGCGTATCGCGATTGAAAACCCAACCCACTATTTGCAATTGGATGGCCATGACTACAACGAGCTCGATTTTCTGACCGAGTTGAGTGAGAGGACTGGCTGCGGCTTACTGCTAGATGTCAATAATGTGCACATCAGTGCCCATAACTTGGGTTTCGATGCGGCAACCTACTTGGACGCTTTTCCAGCCGTGGCAATAATGGAGATTCATCTGGCTGGACACGCCAATGATCCTGGCGATTCATCGTTACTTATTGATACTCACGACGCGCCTATCGCTCAAGATGTCTGGTCTTTGTATCAACGTTTAATCGAACGGATCGGTATGCGTCCGACATTGATTGAGCGTGACGACCATATACCGGATTTCGATATTTTACTCGCAGAGCGCGACAGGGCGCAGATGCTGTTGAAACGTGGGCAGAACCCGCAATTGGGGGTTGCGATATGA
- a CDS encoding DUF2282 domain-containing protein encodes MNSLKLAAIAVAFSSFTAGAIAAETPAAAGAMEKCYGVSMAGKNDCKAGAGTSCAGTSKMDYQPNAWEYVPAGTCTSIKTPNGMGTLAPK; translated from the coding sequence ATGAACAGTCTGAAACTTGCCGCCATCGCCGTTGCTTTCTCTTCCTTCACCGCCGGTGCTATCGCCGCAGAGACCCCGGCCGCAGCAGGTGCAATGGAAAAATGTTACGGCGTTTCCATGGCCGGTAAAAACGATTGCAAGGCTGGCGCCGGGACCTCCTGTGCAGGCACCTCCAAAATGGACTACCAGCCTAACGCTTGGGAATATGTTCCAGCGGGTACGTGCACCAGCATCAAGACCCCAAACGGCATGGGTACGCTCGCACCCAAGTAA
- a CDS encoding sigma-70 family RNA polymerase sigma factor → MERTTPNDALRSREIHLQALFLACLDGDERAYRVFLSELSGHIRSFLRARLQRQPDEVEDLLQEVLLAVHNSRHTYRVDQPLTAWIFAITRYKLTDFFRGRSRHEVFNDSLDDAAEMFALPYLEPAQASRDLHKLLEQLPEHQRLPIVHVKLEGLSVTETAQMTGLSESAVKIGVHRGLKALAQRIRGTR, encoded by the coding sequence ATGGAACGAACTACTCCTAACGACGCGTTGCGAAGCCGAGAAATACATCTTCAGGCCCTGTTTCTCGCATGCCTGGACGGTGACGAACGGGCTTATCGCGTATTCCTATCGGAGTTAAGCGGCCATATACGCAGTTTTTTGCGGGCGAGACTTCAACGACAACCCGATGAAGTCGAGGATTTGTTGCAGGAGGTCTTGCTAGCCGTTCACAACAGTCGCCATACGTACCGGGTGGATCAGCCACTTACGGCATGGATTTTTGCCATCACCCGCTACAAGCTCACGGATTTTTTTCGAGGCAGGTCACGCCATGAGGTCTTCAACGATTCTCTTGACGATGCGGCTGAGATGTTTGCCCTGCCCTATCTTGAACCTGCACAGGCCAGCCGCGACCTGCACAAGCTACTCGAGCAATTACCTGAGCATCAGCGCCTGCCCATCGTGCATGTGAAGCTTGAAGGACTGTCCGTGACTGAAACCGCGCAGATGACGGGATTATCGGAATCAGCCGTAAAAATAGGCGTACATCGTGGGCTTAAAGCGCTGGCGCAGAGGATTAGAGGTACAAGATGA
- a CDS encoding DUF1109 domain-containing protein — protein MKTDDFISMLASGVTQIDRHALAKRFGVVVLVGLLTATLLVMTILGVRPDLAQVAVTPIFWAKIALPLSLMIGALSVVMRLARPGITPGSGKLLIVAAVAAVWAGAFYVLMAAAPDVRLAMILGKTWQVCALNIILLSIPGFIGVFWALSGLAPTRLRLAGACGGLLAGAMATLAYCLHCPEMEVPFWGTWYLLGMLVPTLMGALLGPRWLRW, from the coding sequence ATGAAGACTGATGATTTTATTAGCATGCTTGCGTCTGGGGTCACCCAGATCGACCGGCATGCGCTCGCTAAGCGCTTCGGCGTCGTGGTGTTAGTCGGCTTGCTGACCGCCACCTTGCTGGTAATGACGATACTGGGCGTTCGTCCCGATCTGGCTCAGGTGGCGGTAACACCGATCTTCTGGGCGAAAATCGCCTTGCCATTGAGTCTGATGATCGGGGCGCTGAGCGTAGTTATGCGGCTGGCAAGACCTGGAATAACGCCGGGCTCCGGAAAACTCCTGATTGTCGCAGCGGTCGCCGCGGTGTGGGCCGGCGCCTTCTATGTCCTCATGGCAGCAGCACCCGATGTGCGCCTCGCGATGATCCTCGGCAAGACGTGGCAGGTGTGCGCCCTGAACATTATCTTGCTTTCGATTCCAGGATTCATTGGTGTTTTCTGGGCGCTAAGCGGGCTGGCACCCACGCGCCTCAGGCTGGCAGGTGCCTGCGGCGGATTGCTGGCCGGTGCGATGGCTACCCTTGCCTATTGTCTGCATTGCCCTGAGATGGAGGTTCCATTTTGGGGCACCTGGTACTTGCTGGGCATGTTGGTACCGACCCTTATGGGCGCGCTACTCGGGCCGCGCTGGCTTCGCTGGTAG
- the ccoM gene encoding cytochrome c oxidase subunit CcoM produces MFIDVVVLAGIGTVGLMVAFFVGFSYFIWQDSHKRKQS; encoded by the coding sequence ATGTTTATCGATGTCGTAGTACTCGCCGGTATCGGCACCGTTGGTCTTATGGTCGCCTTCTTCGTCGGCTTCAGTTATTTCATCTGGCAGGATTCGCACAAGCGTAAGCAGAGCTAA
- a CDS encoding alpha-ketoglutarate-dependent dioxygenase AlkB has protein sequence MDLFDDSPLPLANADLRLHAQWLDAATADSWLSELLKQTPWQQPHVHLYGRKLPVPRLVAWYGDAEASYRYSGLTHQPLPWTPLLAHIRAQVAAAVGQSLNGALLNYYRDGQDSMGWHSDDEAELGANPLIASLNLGGTRRFDLRRKGQNRIEHSLPLQHGSLLVMRGPTQHHWQHQVAKTRRPCAPRLNLTFRLIKPSP, from the coding sequence GTGGATCTATTTGACGACAGCCCATTGCCGCTAGCTAACGCCGATTTGCGGTTGCATGCGCAGTGGCTGGATGCCGCGACAGCCGACAGCTGGCTTAGCGAATTACTCAAACAAACGCCTTGGCAGCAGCCGCATGTGCACCTTTACGGGCGCAAACTCCCCGTGCCGCGACTAGTGGCTTGGTACGGCGACGCCGAGGCCAGCTATCGCTATTCCGGCTTGACCCATCAACCCCTGCCTTGGACGCCTTTGCTGGCGCACATTCGCGCGCAAGTGGCCGCAGCAGTTGGGCAGTCGCTCAATGGCGCGCTGCTCAACTATTACCGCGACGGCCAGGACTCCATGGGTTGGCACAGTGATGACGAGGCGGAGTTGGGCGCCAACCCGCTGATCGCCTCGCTTAATCTGGGTGGCACTCGGCGCTTCGATCTGCGGCGCAAGGGGCAAAACCGCATTGAGCATTCATTGCCTCTGCAGCACGGCTCGCTGCTGGTCATGCGCGGGCCAACTCAGCATCATTGGCAGCACCAAGTGGCGAAAACGCGCAGGCCCTGCGCGCCCCGCCTTAACCTGACCTTTCGATTGATCAAGCCGAGCCCATGA
- a CDS encoding aspartate-semialdehyde dehydrogenase → MLPPIPHSLAPITTQNDVVKPRPEIPPVTATAESAKESGVSLDKRHPQEAAELLREEQRRRQRRQGYSPEELAEGDVDEADAAVLDELPRQGLWVDVEV, encoded by the coding sequence ATGCTGCCGCCGATCCCCCATAGCTTGGCTCCCATCACCACGCAGAATGATGTGGTCAAACCACGCCCGGAAATTCCGCCGGTAACCGCGACTGCCGAAAGCGCTAAGGAAAGTGGCGTGAGCCTGGACAAGCGGCACCCGCAGGAAGCCGCAGAGTTGCTGCGCGAAGAACAACGCCGGCGCCAGCGCAGGCAGGGTTATAGCCCTGAGGAATTGGCCGAAGGCGATGTTGATGAGGCGGATGCAGCTGTATTAGATGAGTTGCCGCGGCAAGGGCTGTGGGTGGATGTAGAAGTCTGA